The Antechinus flavipes isolate AdamAnt ecotype Samford, QLD, Australia chromosome 5, AdamAnt_v2, whole genome shotgun sequence DNA segment GGTGTTTTTAGCTGCAGGAGGCAGGATGGAACTCTGAGTATAACTGTATTTGTGCACAGTTCATGCACATAGGCATGACATTTGCTGAAAGCTggtttcaaaatattttggagatgcCTGAAGCTAAGGCCTAGCAAACAGGCTATATCCTAAGCTTGGTGTAACAATAATCCTTTGCACTCAGGATCAGATCACCCTCTGCCAAAGTGAACCAGTACCAGGTGTTCATAGGAAGGATTTAAGTCCTTGTTTTCCAGAGGTAGCTATCACATATTCACCATCCGTGTTCCTTGTCACTGACAGGTATTTCACTCCCTCCCATCACAGAACTTTGATTCTGTACCCCACAGGATGGGCATGATCCCCCAAAAGTTGAGACAGTGAATGTTTTCACAGGCTCCCAAAACATCTGTATTGTCCCAAAAAATGCTAAGCGGAGAACTAATCTCAAGATCTAAGAGTGATTGTGTTGGGGGCCAACTTCTTATGAGGTTAAACTCTCTGTCTTAGGAGGTGGTCTTCCACCTGTTAGGTGTGTTTCCTCACTCTGAAATTAATTAACTGTTTGTGTCCTCATTGTCTGTCTCTAGCCTGTTCTGTTTCACCTCTTACCTCCCATAGGTTAAAAGCTGATTCTAGTGTATTGACACTGGAGAGCATAAAGCTTAGCTGACTTGATTTGCTGGCTTATTAGAATAGTCCTGAGTGGGGCAGAGTGAGGGAGAGCAGGGAGGAGATAGCATGGGCCAAATTTCACTTGTACATTTATCAGACAGTAGCCTGAGACTCAGTTTCATGCTATTTACTCTCTAGAAATATCAGGAGATAACCTTTCCCTGTCTTCTGGTCCCATTGGATTCTGGTATTTTCTATTCCATTCTCtgtagagcaattttttttttcctccatgctATTCTTTCCTCCCCTACTGTCCATGGCTCTTGCTCTGTGACTGGCCTACATTTCTTTTCTAGTCACACTTTTTTGGTTGATATCTTTTGGAAATTCTTGCTTGGCAATATACTATAGCTTACTTATGCCCACTTCCCTTGTTTCCTCAGGCTTTTGGGTCACTTAAATTTTGATTCTAAAGTGGTTATGTTATTCCATGATTTGCAGTTATTATTAAAATACTAACGTTAGCaagataattttgtttgttttaggaagCAGCTTAAGATCATTACCATATATTGGCATATAACTTCCCAGATGCAGTCCATTCACCTGTTCTCTTCCTCCTGTTCAATTTTGGGCCCAGTTAGTTATTTTTCTGCAGTGCTTACTTAAGATATGTGAATTGATAAACTATTTCAGTGGCCTGATTGTCCATCCAACTGTATCATCCACTTGGACAAGAATATCATATTCTTAGGCCAAACTCTtgaataaatgtgaatttttttagGGAAGCCCTGAAATGGATATCTGTCATTTTAATGACATCTGACTCTCCATAAGATAACCTTTCCCTGTCTTCTGGTCCCATTGGATTCTTGTGttttctatttggggttttcttgggaaatatactggggtggtttgccatttccttttgctcattttacagatgagaaactgaagtaagcaggattaagtaacttgcccagaatcacacagctactatttgatttgaactcaagtcctctgtgctacttagctgccttgaagtgcatataattttatttctaatcatTTCCCTAATACATTTATGatcttttttaaagcttatttatTGCTACCACTGGAACAATTGTAGGAGAAGCAGTATTGTCACACAAAGGTATATACTACCCAAAAGtcattttctcctcccacttccttATTGCAACACATACTCCAAATTGCTTGGCCTTGAAGAGAAAATAAACCtttcatttgccttttgaaggcaagaaaaatataatttgtggtAGGATAGGAGCCTGGAGGGGGAATTCTATGCAAAAAGAATGATATGTATGATACAACAAAAGTAATAATGATCAAATTCTGGGAAATAACAAGGTTGAGCCAGAGTACAGTGAGATGGGAAGACACTGTTGGAAAGATTTTGGGAGACCAGTGTAGTATAGGATTGAACattggtatcaaactcaaatagaactAGGAGGTCActaatgtatacacacacaaggATCCCTGAAAGCCACAAGTGTGACTAAATTTTctaaatgtaatgttatctatatcttactgtgttttatttattttgtgaagtatttcccaaattacattttaatctggttctcaAGAGACACATTTGTCACCTCTGGAGTAGAGAATAAGTAGACCAGTGgaataattgaaaattaagaaattggaGAAACATTGCAGAAGACACATTGTTATTAGATTGGTCATTAGGATATAAGCTTCTGGAAAGGAGGGGATTTGTTGTGAAGGTTTTGGGGAGAGGAGTTTCCACAGTTGCTTCATTCCAGTCTATCAAACCAGCATAACCACCATGCATAGCAGCACTTGAATTAATTGGCCATAATGATAATCTTGTGGTGTGTCATggttacaaagcatttttatatacattcTCTAGTTTAATTCTAATAACCTTTAGAAGTAGGTAGTAttgttactcccattttacagatgagaaaattgagtcctaGAAAGCTGAAAAGACATGGTAAGCCAACAAAGCTAGTACTTGAAACCAAGCTTCCAACTCCAAGTCTTCCTACTTATTTCATGTTGTCTCCCATGTGGAGTCTAAGAAGTTGGGAATAAAAACATTGATTCTAAGGTGGTAGTCCACAAGGCTGAGTAgtgttattaatttaaaaagtgaatagcaGTAATTTAATGGCAGGAAGATATCCAATCAAGATGACTAGAGCCAGTTTATCAGTTTGTGTATTCTGGACCATGTTCTCAAGACTTTAGAGACCTTAAGATGTCTAAAATCCACCAATTGTAGAATTTCACTAGGAAAGAAGTGAAAGTTAATTTTAGTGAAGtgagaaataaaggagaatgaAAGTATTTAATGTAGAATGATCACTGTGGAGCAGGGGGGAATAATGTTGTATCTGTCCTCATTAGAGAGCCTGAATTTGAACCCTAACTTCGATGCTTTCTGTTTGGGTGACCTTTGACATGCCCTGTACTTCTCTGAATGTTACGTGTCTTTGTCTGTGAAATAAACAGATTGGAAGTGTTCAACTCCAGGACATTTCCAATGCCAGCCATGCCAGAACCATACTCCTCCTCTGAGGTAACTGAGGATAGTCAATAAATCTCAGACTTCACTTTTGCTGGCTGCATCTCACTGAGGAGTCATTAAACttttctgagcctgtttccttatcAGGAAGATAAGAGTAATAATATTTGAGGCAGGTAGGTGCCACAAAGGCAACTGAGtaactgagttcagatctggcctcagacacttattagctgtgtaaccctgagcaagtcactcaatacagttttcctgtttcctcatctgtaaaatgagcttgaaaaggaaatggcaaaccagtccagaaTCTTTgctgcaacaacaacaacaaaacaaaacatcccctcttcctagctgtgtgaccctaggaaagtcatttaaccccagttgcctcaggggaaaaaaaaaaaaaacaatccccaAAGAGAACCACGAAGAGTCAGCCATGACTGCACAACAACAGCAACTGTACTATCTACCTCCTCGGGGTGGGGGTggtgaggaaaatgttttgtaaccgTTAAACATGAATTGCTCTCATGGGCTGCTTGGGTGAAGCCTGGTTGGGCCTGTCTTCCCAAAGAACCTAAACCTCCTGTCTCTCAAAATACCCTTCATGACACCTTGTGTCCACTGGAGGGCACCGAGAACCTAAACAGGAGAAAAGCTCACTGTGCAGGGATGCTAGTTCTCAAGTTGTAGCTTAGGGTATTCTAAAGTAGACCAATAAATCACTTCTGAAGTGTCTGTTGCTTGAACAAAGTCAGCTTCTTATTGCAAATGTGGAAAGCTCTTTAATAGTGCCCCAAGATCAAATAAATTGAGTTGATACTAGAATCATTCCACAGAATCTCAAAATCAGAAGGGTTTTATAGGCCATCTCATACATCCTAAAGGAATGATCATCCAGCATTTACCAGAAGATCTCTAATGAAAGCGAATCTTTGACTCCTTGAGACATTGTGCTCTGAGATAGTTCTGCTTGTTAGgatttatttccttaaatttaGCCAAAGTCTGCCTATCGCAACTTTCATCTGTTAAACCTAATTCTGCCCTTTGGGGCTATAAATCTTATTGTCCTTTTGCATGAAATACAATGGTGGCAAGATCAGTGTTCCCTTGGGAAAGGagctgttttcttctctttccaactTTCTTCTTTGGGGAGAGGCTAAAAAAATGACTGTTCTTTTGGATTTCTACAGGAGCTGAGTATTGCTCTATACAGACACCTCCTCTCACTTCAAGAGGGAGAGATCTGTTCAGTTTCCGCTAGAGACCTCCGATTCCTTTGCTGTGACATTGATCCTGCCCTGGTGGATCGGGCTAAGAAAGACTGTCCCTTTCCTGCAGCCATGTCCTTTGTTACCTTGGACTTCATGGATTCCCAGACCCGGGAGCCCCTTTTGAGTTCCTTCCTGAACCAATTTGGCCAATCAGCCTTTGATATAGCCTTCTGTATGTCCATCACCATGTGGATCCATCTGAACCATGGAGACAATGGCCTACTTGCATTCCTGGCCCACCTTGCCTCTCTCTGCCGCTACCTCTTGGTTGAACCACAGCCTTGGAAATGTTACCGGGCAGCTGCCAGGCGGCTTAGAAAACTAGGCCGCCATAACTTTGACCATTTTCGTTCTCTTGCTCTTCGCGGTGACATGGCTGACCGTATC contains these protein-coding regions:
- the BCDIN3D gene encoding RNA 5'-monophosphate methyltransferase, with amino-acid sequence MKPMAAPILSVAEAETDEEAVTVEPGFLEPGAAPYGNFPFYSRFHPPEQRLRLLPPELLQRLFPPEGSDPRPLLGLDVGCNSGELSIALYRHLLSLQEGEICSVSARDLRFLCCDIDPALVDRAKKDCPFPAAMSFVTLDFMDSQTREPLLSSFLNQFGQSAFDIAFCMSITMWIHLNHGDNGLLAFLAHLASLCRYLLVEPQPWKCYRAAARRLRKLGRHNFDHFRSLALRGDMADRIIQILTKDHGMELVCCFGSTSWDRNLLLFRANQPSEPTPSH